Proteins found in one Corallococcus exiguus genomic segment:
- a CDS encoding DUF3592 domain-containing protein, which translates to MDLGNNLMMLVLFFFIIPLGLMVHLLLSHELTLKLRAEGLHAHGSVVHAYQERTPDDSLRTVVEYVFHLPGGEEIHGRYEESGSLARLPDEGDPVGVLYLAHNPNRHQCVGQEVGLVKTLLWLVFMVCWMGLGGFALMKEFQNREAASKPPPSRTLKPQGEYY; encoded by the coding sequence ATGGACCTCGGCAACAACCTGATGATGCTGGTGCTGTTCTTCTTCATCATCCCGCTGGGCCTGATGGTGCATCTGCTGCTCTCCCATGAGCTCACCCTGAAGCTCCGGGCGGAGGGGCTGCACGCCCATGGCTCGGTGGTCCACGCGTACCAGGAGCGGACGCCGGACGATTCGCTCCGCACCGTCGTGGAGTACGTCTTCCATCTCCCGGGTGGCGAGGAGATCCACGGCCGCTACGAGGAGTCCGGCTCCCTGGCAAGGCTGCCCGATGAGGGAGACCCGGTGGGGGTCCTCTACCTGGCCCACAATCCGAACCGGCACCAGTGCGTCGGCCAGGAGGTGGGGCTCGTGAAGACGCTGCTCTGGCTGGTGTTCATGGTCTGCTGGATGGGGTTGGGCGGGTTCGCCTTGATGAAGGAGTTCCAGAATCGAGAGGCCGCCTCGAAGCCGCCCCCCTCCAGGACCCTCAAACCCCAGGGCGAGTATTACTAG
- a CDS encoding ankyrin repeat domain-containing protein — MAAARVGRADLVRVLLEAGADPALPDNLGTPLRHRRRLRSRGGVRAPVLQGPPTRRAWRARGSRTRGSRSLSLPDKRAVLSVAGPFQWASVSPAPASEAAGTS, encoded by the coding sequence ATGGCCGCCGCACGCGTGGGCCGCGCGGACCTGGTGCGCGTGCTGCTGGAGGCCGGCGCCGACCCCGCGCTGCCGGACAACCTGGGCACCCCCCTTCGTCACCGCCGCCGCCTCCGGTCACGTGGAGGTGTGCGCGCTCCTGTTCTCCAAGGCCCCCCGACGAGAAGGGCCTGGCGCGCACGCGGCTCAAGAACCAGGGGCTCACGAAGCTTGAGCCTCCCCGACAAGCGCGCCGTGTTGAGCGTGGCCGGTCCGTTCCAGTGGGCCAGCGTGTCCCCTGCGCCCGCGAGCGAGGCAGCGGGAACAAGCTGA
- a CDS encoding amidohydrolase family protein has translation MGDRWLLRGAEVITCDPEHADLPRGDVLVEDGRIAAMGPQLHAGDCRVVDLRGKLLLPGLIDAHRHTWQTPLRALGADWTVMDYLAAVRVKLSPAFQPEDLHAANRAGALEALDAGITTLVDYSHCVESPAHADAALTALEDSGIRALFAYGYAAGPQESTALPTPASRIQDARRLRSTRLASDSGLVRMGVALTEMQVPWEQSRAELLSAREMGVPITAHCSAWPVSGPSEVRRMADEGLLGPDVLFVHCTWSSDEDLRRIADSGGAVAVTPETELQMGMGFPVTGRALRAGVRTTLGCDVVSSNGGDLFTAMRLALQVERARAHEKDGLSRVLALKAARMLPIVTLDAAEALGLGRVTGSLRPGKDADLIVLAADALNLTPLNRPRDAVVLQAHAGNVESVMVRGRWAKFQGALVDVDLATVRRRVIEARDAVLARVGGPATLLGGREDLSAHWDMGGAGGTKDA, from the coding sequence ATGGGCGACCGATGGCTGCTACGTGGGGCGGAAGTCATCACCTGCGACCCCGAACACGCGGACCTGCCGCGAGGTGACGTCCTGGTTGAGGACGGGCGCATCGCCGCGATGGGTCCCCAGTTGCACGCCGGGGACTGTCGCGTCGTCGACCTGCGCGGGAAGCTGCTCCTGCCCGGCCTCATCGATGCGCACCGGCACACGTGGCAGACGCCGCTGCGCGCCCTGGGGGCGGACTGGACGGTGATGGACTACCTGGCGGCAGTGCGCGTGAAGCTGTCGCCCGCGTTCCAGCCGGAAGACCTGCATGCCGCCAACCGGGCCGGGGCGCTGGAGGCACTGGACGCGGGCATCACCACGCTCGTGGACTATTCGCACTGCGTGGAGTCCCCCGCGCACGCGGACGCCGCGCTCACCGCGCTGGAGGACTCCGGCATCCGGGCCCTCTTCGCCTACGGCTACGCGGCGGGTCCCCAGGAGAGCACCGCGCTGCCAACCCCCGCGAGCCGGATCCAGGACGCCCGGCGCCTGCGCTCCACCCGGCTGGCCTCCGACAGCGGGCTTGTCCGCATGGGCGTCGCGCTGACGGAGATGCAGGTGCCCTGGGAGCAGAGCCGGGCGGAACTTCTCTCCGCGCGCGAGATGGGCGTCCCCATCACCGCCCACTGCTCCGCGTGGCCCGTATCGGGCCCGAGCGAAGTGCGACGGATGGCGGACGAAGGGCTGCTCGGTCCGGACGTGCTCTTCGTCCACTGCACGTGGAGCTCCGACGAGGACCTGCGGCGCATCGCCGACAGCGGCGGTGCCGTCGCGGTGACGCCGGAGACGGAGCTTCAGATGGGCATGGGCTTCCCTGTCACCGGACGCGCGCTCCGCGCGGGGGTCCGGACGACGCTCGGCTGCGACGTCGTCTCCAGCAACGGCGGGGACCTGTTCACCGCGATGCGGCTGGCCCTCCAGGTGGAGCGGGCCCGGGCCCATGAGAAGGACGGGCTGTCCCGGGTCCTCGCGCTCAAGGCCGCTCGCATGCTGCCGATTGTGACGCTCGACGCCGCGGAGGCCCTGGGGCTGGGACGCGTGACGGGCTCACTGCGGCCGGGCAAGGACGCGGACCTCATCGTCCTCGCCGCCGATGCGCTGAACCTGACGCCGCTCAACCGTCCCCGCGACGCGGTGGTGCTCCAGGCTCATGCGGGCAACGTCGAGTCGGTGATGGTGCGCGGACGGTGGGCGAAGTTCCAGGGCGCCCTGGTGGACGTGGACCTGGCCACGGTCCGGCGCCGGGTCATCGAGGCCCGCGACGCGGTGCTCGCCCGGGTGGGAGGACCGGCCACACTCCTGGGCGGACGGGAGGACCTCTCCGCGCACTGGGACATGGGAGGCGCTGGCGGCACGAAGGACGCGTGA
- a CDS encoding TetR/AcrR family transcriptional regulator, whose translation MRRPRLSRDTVVRTAVALVREQGLRQLSMRTLAERLQVTPMAIYKHVANRDALVLLCAETILQTVVLPAERRLVLPGKQRLVLPAEPQEPVAWLRLLAGRLRAVGLAHPGLMEFLLEQGPVVHTALVILDRTVSGLHAAGIPWKEAGALHNTFFSWLAGAIRRQEPWDVGPPGTPPPFERFFAAAQALPARDYPGLAHSVPHMRATDVEREFEQSLGFMLEGIQRRIDARRVPARKRPRQR comes from the coding sequence GTGCGTCGGCCGCGGCTGTCGCGAGACACCGTGGTGCGGACCGCCGTCGCGCTCGTCCGGGAACAGGGGTTGCGACAGCTCTCCATGCGGACGCTGGCCGAACGGCTCCAGGTCACGCCCATGGCGATATACAAGCATGTCGCGAACCGGGATGCACTTGTGCTCCTGTGCGCCGAGACCATCCTCCAGACGGTGGTGTTGCCTGCGGAGCGACGTCTGGTGTTGCCCGGCAAGCAACGTCTGGTGTTGCCCGCGGAACCACAGGAACCGGTGGCGTGGCTCCGGCTGCTCGCGGGCCGTCTGCGCGCCGTGGGGCTGGCGCACCCGGGGTTGATGGAGTTCCTGCTGGAGCAAGGCCCTGTCGTCCACACGGCGCTCGTCATCCTCGACCGGACCGTGAGTGGACTTCACGCCGCCGGCATCCCGTGGAAGGAGGCGGGGGCACTGCACAACACGTTCTTCTCCTGGCTGGCCGGAGCCATCCGCCGGCAGGAGCCGTGGGACGTGGGGCCACCGGGGACGCCGCCGCCGTTCGAGCGGTTCTTCGCGGCGGCCCAGGCGCTTCCCGCCAGGGACTACCCGGGGCTTGCCCACAGCGTGCCGCACATGCGGGCCACCGACGTGGAGCGGGAGTTCGAGCAGAGCCTCGGCTTCATGCTGGAGGGCATCCAGCGGCGCATCGACGCACGGCGGGTTCCCGCGCGGAAGCGCCCCCGCCAGCGCTGA
- a CDS encoding M12 family metallopeptidase — translation MPSEQTPPGELRHSEAELYVASSTLWWPLTIPVCWENPAAGNATQRQWVRDAVTRTWEANSSVRFYGWGTCPSSSSGVRINISDEGPHVKALGNGLNGRAQGMVLNFTFANWSPSCASSLKYCIDAIAVHEFGHALGYAHEQNRPDRPSTCTEPAQGSSGDWLIGPWDLASVMNYCNPAWNGNGNLSATDVQGAKITYGIPWESLGGGLSSGPAASSWGANRLDVFVRGLDNQMHHQYWAGAGWSGWGLHPGVITSDPAAVSWGSNRIDVFARGTDNSMLHKAWDGSSWSPWYSQGGGFNSGPAVASWGANRLDVFGQGLDNQLYHQAWTGSGWTSWTVIPGVVTSDPAAVSWGPNRIDLFARGSDNTFLHKYWNGTAWSGWGSLGGTFTSAPAAVSRGVNQLEVFGRGLDNSLWVNTWTGSSWTGWNWLGGEMTSAPDVASWGPGRMDVFYRGTDNTLRHSWYVNGW, via the coding sequence ATGCCCTCCGAGCAGACACCGCCGGGAGAGCTGCGGCACAGCGAGGCCGAACTCTACGTGGCGTCCTCCACCCTCTGGTGGCCGCTGACCATCCCCGTGTGTTGGGAGAACCCGGCCGCGGGCAACGCCACCCAGCGGCAGTGGGTGCGCGACGCGGTGACGCGCACGTGGGAGGCGAACTCGAGCGTGCGCTTCTACGGCTGGGGGACATGTCCGTCCTCGTCCAGCGGCGTCCGCATCAACATCAGCGACGAGGGCCCGCACGTAAAGGCGCTGGGCAACGGCCTCAACGGCAGGGCCCAGGGCATGGTGCTGAACTTCACGTTCGCCAACTGGAGCCCGTCGTGCGCCAGCAGCCTCAAGTACTGCATCGACGCCATCGCGGTGCATGAGTTCGGCCACGCGCTGGGCTACGCCCACGAGCAGAACCGTCCGGACCGGCCCTCCACCTGCACCGAGCCCGCGCAGGGCTCCTCGGGTGACTGGCTCATCGGGCCGTGGGACCTGGCCTCCGTGATGAACTACTGCAACCCGGCCTGGAACGGGAATGGCAACCTGAGCGCCACGGACGTCCAGGGCGCGAAGATCACCTACGGCATCCCCTGGGAGTCGCTGGGCGGCGGCTTGTCCTCCGGCCCGGCGGCTTCGTCCTGGGGCGCGAACCGGCTGGACGTGTTCGTCCGGGGCCTGGACAACCAGATGCACCACCAGTACTGGGCGGGCGCGGGCTGGAGCGGCTGGGGCCTCCACCCGGGCGTCATCACCTCCGACCCGGCGGCGGTGAGCTGGGGCTCCAACCGCATCGACGTGTTCGCGCGCGGCACGGACAACTCCATGCTCCACAAGGCGTGGGATGGCTCCTCCTGGAGCCCCTGGTATTCGCAGGGCGGCGGCTTCAACTCCGGCCCGGCCGTGGCGTCCTGGGGCGCGAACCGGCTGGACGTGTTCGGCCAGGGCCTGGACAACCAGCTTTACCACCAGGCCTGGACGGGCTCGGGCTGGACGTCATGGACGGTGATTCCGGGCGTCGTGACGTCGGATCCGGCCGCGGTGAGCTGGGGACCCAACCGCATCGACCTGTTCGCCAGGGGCTCCGACAACACCTTCCTCCACAAGTACTGGAATGGCACGGCCTGGAGCGGCTGGGGCTCGCTGGGCGGCACCTTCACCTCCGCTCCGGCGGCGGTCTCTCGCGGCGTGAACCAGCTGGAGGTATTCGGCCGGGGCTTGGACAACAGCCTCTGGGTCAACACGTGGACGGGCTCCAGTTGGACCGGCTGGAACTGGCTCGGCGGTGAGATGACCTCCGCGCCCGATGTCGCGAGCTGGGGTCCCGGCCGGATGGATGTCTTCTATCGCGGCACGGACAACACCTTGCGGCACTCCTGGTACGTCAACGGCTGGTAG
- a CDS encoding tetratricopeptide repeat protein translates to MAGKDADRILREALAKVPDNAMVRIALAKVRRRMGDDAEAQKLLEAAHASDPFDVGAANDLAVLLMSKPEGAANARAVLAPALKAHPDDAGLHLNQALALADTDKAQASTHAQKAQASTDKHIREKADRLVAALKGK, encoded by the coding sequence GTGGCCGGAAAGGACGCGGACCGCATCCTGCGCGAGGCCCTGGCCAAGGTGCCGGACAACGCAATGGTGCGCATCGCCCTGGCCAAGGTGCGCCGGCGGATGGGCGACGACGCGGAGGCCCAGAAGCTGCTGGAGGCCGCCCACGCCAGCGATCCGTTCGACGTGGGCGCGGCCAACGACCTGGCCGTGCTGCTGATGTCGAAGCCCGAGGGCGCGGCCAACGCCCGCGCGGTGCTGGCTCCAGCGCTCAAGGCGCACCCGGACGACGCGGGCCTGCACCTCAATCAGGCTCTGGCGCTGGCGGACACCGACAAGGCCCAGGCCAGCACACACGCACAGAAGGCCCAGGCCAGCACCGACAAGCACATCCGCGAGAAGGCGGACCGGCTCGTGGCTGCGCTGAAGGGCAAGTAG
- a CDS encoding leucine-rich repeat domain-containing protein produces the protein MVEKQDWGRDASAQEVWAHVEAAGTPGWRHELASWWRGVSEKGVRFHEGDLEADSLVIGPRPLVVSGSVRLKGLLEDGHAADHTLLVVLGDLEVENVATFSAMFIAGNVRIRGLLFGDSYGDDVFCVGGGLKARTLVEQHHHLWVFGPLDVDALVGDKLTATEKPRRKLEPHEALLPGAFTVEDEDEGDVTDSTVDRKGLLTMLRAGSPLLADTRLGPVEKAIAAVKEQAARGKKATRLGLAQKKLKAIPEEVFSLTGLESLNLDTNDIAEISPRIGELEALKNLSLESLPLTTLPVELCRLPALKKLSLRYCNNLTRLPDAFGELEALEELYLDAMALEGFPEVLTRLPRLKKLWFWRFFKMTPGRVQVLVDGLGRMPTLTHAGFFQGELSALPGGLAPLARLKQFKLGLDRVPEPEVKRLEAALPPGRLHVGY, from the coding sequence ATGGTGGAGAAGCAGGACTGGGGGAGGGATGCCTCCGCGCAAGAAGTGTGGGCCCACGTGGAGGCGGCGGGGACGCCCGGATGGCGACACGAGCTGGCCTCCTGGTGGCGGGGAGTTTCCGAGAAGGGCGTCCGCTTCCACGAGGGAGACCTGGAGGCCGACTCGCTCGTCATCGGCCCCCGGCCGCTGGTTGTCTCTGGCAGCGTCCGGCTGAAGGGCCTGCTCGAGGACGGCCACGCGGCGGACCACACCCTCCTGGTGGTGCTGGGAGATTTGGAAGTGGAGAACGTGGCGACGTTCTCCGCCATGTTCATCGCGGGCAACGTCCGGATCCGGGGGCTGCTCTTCGGCGACTCGTATGGGGATGACGTCTTCTGTGTCGGCGGTGGGCTGAAGGCGCGCACCCTCGTCGAGCAGCACCACCACCTCTGGGTGTTTGGTCCGCTGGACGTGGACGCGCTCGTGGGCGACAAACTCACCGCGACGGAGAAGCCCCGCAGGAAGCTGGAGCCGCACGAGGCGCTCCTGCCGGGGGCCTTCACCGTGGAGGACGAGGACGAGGGCGACGTCACCGACTCGACGGTGGACCGGAAGGGGCTCCTCACGATGCTGCGAGCGGGGAGTCCCCTGCTGGCGGACACCCGGCTTGGCCCGGTGGAGAAGGCCATCGCCGCCGTGAAGGAGCAGGCGGCGCGGGGCAAGAAGGCGACGCGACTGGGGCTCGCGCAGAAGAAGCTGAAGGCCATCCCCGAGGAGGTTTTCTCCCTCACCGGGCTGGAGAGCCTCAACCTGGACACCAACGACATCGCGGAGATTTCCCCGCGCATCGGCGAGCTGGAGGCACTGAAGAACCTCAGCCTGGAGAGCCTGCCGCTGACGACGCTTCCGGTGGAGCTCTGCCGCCTCCCCGCGCTGAAGAAGTTGAGCCTCCGCTACTGCAACAACCTCACCCGGCTCCCAGACGCGTTCGGCGAGCTGGAGGCACTGGAGGAGCTGTACCTGGACGCGATGGCGCTGGAGGGTTTCCCCGAGGTGCTGACGCGGCTGCCTCGGCTGAAGAAGCTCTGGTTCTGGCGCTTCTTCAAGATGACACCGGGCCGGGTCCAGGTCCTGGTGGACGGGCTTGGGCGGATGCCGACGCTGACGCACGCCGGCTTCTTCCAGGGGGAGCTGTCCGCGTTGCCGGGGGGACTCGCGCCACTCGCCCGGCTCAAGCAGTTCAAGCTGGGGCTGGACCGCGTCCCGGAGCCGGAGGTGAAGCGGCTGGAGGCGGCGCTGCCTCCCGGACGGCTGCACGTGGGGTACTGA
- a CDS encoding serine hydrolase, with protein sequence MPGLAVGVVSHGRVVLAKGYGFANLEHQVPVETETLFQSGPVGK encoded by the coding sequence GTGCCCGGTCTCGCCGTGGGCGTCGTGAGTCACGGGCGGGTCGTGCTGGCGAAAGGGTATGGCTTCGCGAACCTGGAGCACCAGGTCCCCGTGGAGACGGAGACCCTCTTCCAGTCCGGCCCCGTGGGGAAGTGA
- a CDS encoding WD40 repeat domain-containing serine/threonine protein kinase, with protein sequence MSGCPSEETILAFVEDRLPPEQRALAEAHTSRCDACGTLLAAIAATWHAEGALGEEAAPPPRLFVPGEQVGPYTIVGHASSGAMGDVYRARDGRLGRDVALKVLPARFAQEPERLARFRQEARAAGALSHPHLLTLFDVGAHEGTPYLVTEWLEGVTLRTRLMRGPLPLAEVLRLGIQLAQGLAAAHARGVIHRDLKPANIFLCADGGARILDFGLARLTERGEGAAVTRSGAVMGTAGYMAPEQIRGQSADPRADVFSLGTVLHEALSGQAPFGGDSAVERMSAALRDEPPMLPGELGTIVARCLAKAPGDRFQSARDLAFALESIASRSGSQVPRAVHPRALPRPALFTLLAVALLCVAGGLLAFGRPWKVPVSSSTYRPATFQRGPVLSARFSADGHTFLYGAAWEGGPVELYSARTERPLSQPRGLNADVLAASSRGELAVLLAPRFFDPEHGSGTLGLMPLAGGAPRAVLDGVLEADWGRGEGPLAVVRRVGETFRLEQPPGTVRFESQGWISHARVSPDGERIAFLFHENPKDDRGGVWVLEKDGPPRELSGDWGCTRGLAWAPDGSEVWFTAARIGADTALFAVNLRGTTRLVDRIAGRMLLQDISNAGTVLVDHQKIRSGLVFGRAGEERELTMADTSIMSDLSQDGRMLLISEGNQIEGPTYGAYVRTTDGAPPVRLGDGHPLALSPDGKQALVVRYGERMEFFLLPTGVGEPRPVSLAPVATVLSARWFPDGKRLLLRASQEGRPARLWVFEPGAGAPRPVTAEGTGFHTAISPDGEWLAAVDESGSLRLFSATGDAQSVVPGTFPGQWVVGWDASGAALYLRSVSLPVQISRVDMKTGVSVPHLTVPARGTPPGLITIMTLALSADGSAYAYSYFETLSQLYLVEGLGKD encoded by the coding sequence ATGTCTGGTTGCCCTTCCGAGGAAACGATTCTCGCCTTCGTTGAGGACCGCCTGCCTCCCGAGCAGCGGGCCCTGGCCGAGGCCCACACCTCACGCTGTGACGCCTGTGGGACGCTGCTCGCCGCCATCGCGGCGACGTGGCACGCGGAGGGAGCACTGGGGGAAGAAGCGGCCCCTCCGCCCCGCCTGTTCGTTCCAGGGGAGCAGGTGGGGCCCTACACCATCGTCGGGCATGCCAGCAGTGGCGCGATGGGCGACGTGTATCGGGCGCGCGATGGGCGACTTGGACGGGACGTGGCGCTGAAGGTGCTCCCGGCACGGTTCGCCCAGGAGCCCGAGCGTCTGGCCCGCTTCCGCCAGGAGGCCCGCGCCGCAGGTGCGCTGTCCCATCCGCATCTACTGACCTTGTTCGACGTGGGAGCCCATGAAGGCACGCCCTACCTCGTCACGGAGTGGCTGGAGGGCGTCACCCTGCGGACGCGGCTGATGCGCGGGCCGCTGCCCCTGGCGGAGGTCCTGCGGCTGGGCATCCAGCTGGCACAGGGGCTCGCGGCCGCGCATGCCCGCGGCGTCATCCACCGCGACCTCAAGCCGGCGAACATCTTCCTGTGCGCGGATGGCGGTGCCCGCATCCTCGACTTCGGGCTGGCGCGGCTCACCGAGCGCGGAGAAGGCGCGGCGGTGACCCGGAGCGGCGCGGTGATGGGCACCGCCGGCTACATGGCCCCCGAGCAGATCCGCGGGCAGAGCGCGGATCCTCGCGCGGATGTGTTCTCACTGGGCACGGTGCTCCACGAAGCCCTGAGCGGTCAGGCCCCCTTCGGGGGTGACAGCGCGGTGGAGCGAATGAGCGCCGCGCTCCGCGACGAGCCCCCCATGCTGCCGGGTGAGCTGGGAACGATCGTCGCCCGCTGTCTGGCGAAGGCTCCCGGCGACCGGTTCCAGTCCGCGCGGGACCTGGCCTTCGCCCTGGAGTCCATCGCGTCCCGCTCCGGAAGTCAGGTGCCCCGGGCCGTGCATCCCCGCGCCCTCCCGCGTCCGGCCTTGTTCACGCTCCTGGCGGTCGCGCTGCTGTGCGTGGCGGGTGGGCTCCTGGCGTTCGGGCGTCCGTGGAAGGTCCCGGTGTCGAGCTCCACGTACCGACCGGCCACCTTCCAGCGAGGCCCCGTGCTCAGCGCGCGGTTCTCCGCGGATGGACACACGTTTCTCTATGGCGCGGCGTGGGAGGGAGGCCCCGTGGAGCTCTACAGCGCGCGCACCGAGCGTCCGCTGTCGCAGCCTCGTGGACTGAACGCGGATGTGCTCGCCGCGTCGTCCCGGGGAGAGCTGGCGGTGTTGCTCGCCCCCCGGTTCTTCGACCCGGAGCATGGCAGTGGCACGCTCGGGTTGATGCCGCTCGCGGGCGGCGCACCGCGGGCCGTGCTCGACGGCGTGCTGGAGGCGGACTGGGGGCGCGGCGAGGGACCGCTCGCGGTGGTGCGCCGGGTGGGCGAGACCTTCCGGCTGGAGCAGCCGCCCGGCACCGTGCGCTTCGAGTCGCAGGGGTGGATCAGCCACGCGCGGGTGTCCCCCGATGGCGAGCGAATCGCGTTCCTCTTCCATGAGAATCCGAAGGACGACCGGGGCGGGGTGTGGGTGCTGGAGAAGGACGGGCCGCCCCGGGAACTCTCCGGAGACTGGGGGTGCACCCGGGGACTGGCGTGGGCTCCGGATGGGAGCGAGGTGTGGTTCACCGCCGCCCGCATCGGTGCGGACACCGCGCTGTTCGCGGTCAACCTGCGAGGCACGACGCGGCTCGTGGATCGGATCGCCGGTCGGATGCTGCTCCAGGACATCTCGAACGCTGGCACCGTCCTGGTGGATCACCAGAAGATCCGTTCAGGACTCGTGTTCGGGCGAGCGGGGGAGGAGCGGGAGCTCACGATGGCGGATACCTCGATCATGTCGGACCTGTCCCAGGATGGCCGGATGCTGCTCATCTCCGAGGGGAACCAGATCGAAGGCCCCACCTATGGCGCGTACGTGCGCACCACCGATGGCGCACCTCCGGTCCGGCTGGGAGACGGGCATCCCCTGGCGCTGTCCCCGGATGGCAAGCAGGCGCTGGTCGTGCGTTATGGGGAGCGGATGGAGTTCTTCCTGCTGCCCACCGGCGTGGGGGAGCCGCGCCCTGTGTCATTGGCTCCGGTGGCCACGGTGCTTTCGGCACGCTGGTTTCCGGATGGGAAGCGGTTGCTGCTGCGCGCGAGCCAGGAGGGGCGCCCCGCCCGCTTGTGGGTGTTCGAGCCGGGCGCCGGCGCCCCCCGGCCCGTTACGGCGGAAGGCACCGGCTTCCACACGGCCATTTCCCCCGATGGGGAATGGCTCGCGGCGGTGGATGAATCGGGAAGCCTCCGCCTGTTCTCCGCGACGGGGGACGCGCAGAGCGTGGTCCCGGGCACATTCCCGGGACAGTGGGTGGTGGGCTGGGACGCGAGCGGCGCGGCCCTCTACCTGCGCAGTGTCTCGCTTCCCGTCCAGATCTCCCGGGTCGACATGAAGACAGGCGTAAGCGTGCCGCACCTGACGGTGCCCGCGCGCGGAACCCCGCCGGGGCTCATCACGATCATGACCCTGGCGCTCTCTGCGGACGGGAGCGCCTACGCGTACAGCTACTTCGAGACGCTCTCCCAGCTCTACCTGGTGGAGGGGCTCGGGAAGGACTGA
- a CDS encoding DUF3060 domain-containing protein, translated as MKVEATRAISVTGSSNSVTWKRGHGKSKPKISRTGMDNKVTQEKESPDRIQKPSNLTGGDPISIPGKTGYIGRSA; from the coding sequence GTGAAGGTGGAGGCCACCCGTGCCATCTCCGTGACGGGGAGCTCCAACTCCGTCACCTGGAAGCGCGGCCACGGCAAGTCGAAGCCGAAGATCAGCCGCACCGGCATGGACAACAAGGTCACCCAGGAGAAGGAGTCGCCAGATCGCATTCAGAAGCCCAGCAACCTCACCGGAGGCGATCCCATTTCAATTCCAGGAAAAACTGGATATATTGGAAGGAGTGCTTGA
- a CDS encoding glycoside hydrolase family 16 protein, whose translation MRGSQVLGIALVSSIAFTPLAEAKSVSFSGYQWEVRSGQGGPGPNAWDDRNAWVDANGYLHLKIAWRDGRWTTAEVYMPQQRLGFGTYQFKVIGRPDLFDDNVVLGLFNYTRPDVGPDATNEIDIEFAKWGGSQPQMGNWAVYPAVTGVPYSHQAYPISLGGTYSTHRFQWSSRQVYFQALHGHQDGNVNQMASWLFNPPDYVQRIPQNPLPVHMNFWLFQGLAPKNGQEVEIVIAEFKFIPAP comes from the coding sequence ATGCGCGGCTCACAGGTCCTCGGTATCGCTCTCGTCTCCAGCATCGCCTTCACTCCGCTCGCGGAGGCGAAGAGCGTCTCCTTCTCGGGCTATCAATGGGAGGTGCGCAGCGGTCAGGGCGGCCCGGGCCCCAATGCCTGGGATGACCGCAACGCCTGGGTCGATGCGAACGGCTACCTCCACCTGAAGATTGCGTGGCGCGACGGACGCTGGACGACGGCGGAGGTCTACATGCCGCAGCAGCGGCTGGGGTTTGGCACCTACCAGTTCAAGGTGATTGGCCGGCCGGACCTCTTCGACGACAACGTGGTCCTGGGCCTGTTCAACTACACGCGTCCCGACGTGGGCCCGGACGCCACGAATGAAATCGATATCGAGTTCGCGAAGTGGGGCGGCAGTCAGCCGCAGATGGGCAACTGGGCCGTGTACCCCGCGGTGACGGGCGTCCCCTACTCCCATCAGGCCTACCCCATCAGCCTCGGGGGGACCTACTCCACCCACCGCTTCCAGTGGTCGTCGAGGCAGGTCTACTTCCAGGCGTTGCATGGCCACCAGGATGGCAACGTCAACCAGATGGCCAGCTGGCTCTTCAATCCACCGGACTACGTCCAGCGCATTCCCCAGAACCCCCTGCCCGTCCACATGAACTTCTGGCTCTTCCAGGGACTCGCGCCCAAGAACGGTCAGGAGGTCGAGATCGTCATCGCGGAGTTCAAGTTCATCCCCGCTCCGTAG